From Osmerus eperlanus chromosome 28, fOsmEpe2.1, whole genome shotgun sequence, the proteins below share one genomic window:
- the LOC134015329 gene encoding chromaffin granule amine transporter, whose protein sequence is MSVLNPVEWLQPSRGSPRLVLVVVCVALLLDNMLLTVVVPIIPTFLYAIEHESQTLPPLQPSPALSPTQAPTPQAPGGAALSLVLSLYDNTTYNLWGSETSSPGNLSREDDGSTNSTQAGCQEDSQFLEEENVRVGLLFASKALVQLLVNPFVGPLTNRVGYHIPMFAGFLIMFVSTIMFAFSGTYALLFFARSLQGIGSSFSSVAGLGMLASVYTDDEERGIAMGIALGGLAMGVLIGAPFGSVMYEFVGKRAPFLILAFLAVFDGALQLCILQPSKISPGSVEGTPLLTLLKDPYILISAGSLCFANMGVAILEPTLPIWMLQTMCSPKWQLGMAFLPASIAYLIGTNLFGLLANKMGRWLCSMIGMLIVGISLLCVPFATSIYGLIGPNGGLGFAIGMVDSSMMAIMGYLVDIRHASVYGSVYAIADVALCMGFAVGPSTGGALVRAIGFPYLMVLIGIINILYAPLCFFLRNPAVREEKMAIIGQECPMHRKNYNTTQRECREFPLSDASEEETEE, encoded by the exons ATGTCTGTGCTGAACCCAGTGGAGTGGCTGCAACCGAGCCGAGGTTCCCCAaggctggtgctggtggtggtgtgtgtagctctgCTGCTGGACAACATGCTGCTCACTGTGGtcg TGCCCATCATCCCCACCTTTCTATATGCCATAGAGCACGAAAGCCAGACactgccccccctccagccaAGCCCAGCGCTCTCCCCCACTCAAGCCCCCACACCGCAGGCCCCTGGGGGGGCCGCTCTCTCCTTGGTCCTCTCCCTCTATGACAACACCACCTACAACCTGTGggggtctgagaccagctcacCCGGCAACCTCTCCCGGGAGGATGATGGCAGCACTAACTCCACCCAGGCGGGCTGCCAGGAGGACAGCCagttcctggaggaggagaatgtgCGTGTGGGCCTCCTGTTTGCCTCGAAGGCCCTGGTGCAGCTGCTGGTCAACCCCTTCGTTGGTCCTCTCACCAACAG GGTTGGATATCACATCCCCATGTTTGCTGGGTTCCTCATCATGTTCGTCTCCACCATCA TGTTTGCCTTCTCAGGAACATACGCCTTGTTGTTTTTTGCGCGGTCTCTTCAGGGAATCGGATCCTCGTTCTCCTCTGTGGCAG GTTTGGGCATGCTGGCCAGTGTGTACACagatgatgaagagagaggcATTGCCATGGGGATCGCTCTGGGAGGACTGGCCATGGGAGTCCTGA TTGGAGCTCCGTTCGGCAGTGTGATGTATGAGTTTGTGGGGAAGCGTGCTCCGTTCCTGATCCTGGCCTTTCTGGCAGTGTTCGATGGAG CCTTACAACTCTGCATACTCCAGCCGTCCAAGATTTCACCTGGG AGTGTTGAAGGCACCCCTCTCCTGACTTTGCTAAAAGACCCCTACATCCTCATCAGTGCAG GATCCCTGTGCTTTGCCAACATGGGCGTGGCCATCCTAGAGCCAACCCTGCCCATCTGGATGCTGCAGACCATGTGCTCCCCAAAGTGGCAGCTGG GCATGGCTTTTTTACCCGCCAGCATTGCGTACCTCATCGGCACCAACCTGTTTGGGCTGCTAGCCAATAAAATGGGAAG GTGGCTGTGCTCCATGATAGGCATGCTCATCGTAGGGATcagcctgctgtgt GTGCCCTTTGCCACCAGCATCTATGGTCTCATTGGTCCAAATGGAGGCCTGGGCTTCGCTATTG gtatgGTGGACTCCTCTATGATGGCCATAATGGGATACTTGGTAGACATACGTCATGCCTCTGTCTATGGGAGTGTGTATGCCATAGCTGATGTAGCGTTGTGTATGGGCTTCGCTGTTG GTCCGTCCACAGGGGGCGCTCTCGTGAGAGCCATTGGGTTCCCCTACCTCATGGTGCTCATCGGCATCATCAACATCCTGTACGCGCCTCTCTGCTTCTTCCTCAGGAACCCAGCCGTGCGTGAAGAGAAGATG gctatAATCGGCCAGGAGTGTCCCATGCACAGGAAGAACTACAACACGACACAGAGAGAGTGTCGCGAGTTCCCTCTGAGCGATGCAAgcgaagaggagacagaggaatgA